A stretch of the bacterium genome encodes the following:
- a CDS encoding LptE family protein: MKFSIALVFCFLIFLHIVSGCTYNFSGFTTRDIKSIAIPTFENHTVKYSIDEILTKSVISAFIQDNRLKLLDRKVADSILLGEILNYNRTPFSYDEHSNVKDYKIELTVKLTYKDKSGKTILEKELINWFLYSYDISEETGIEKLCSIVADDIIKGILEGWQ; encoded by the coding sequence ATTGTCTCAGGTTGCACTTACAATTTTTCTGGTTTTACGACTCGTGACATAAAGTCAATTGCTATTCCAACTTTTGAGAACCATACTGTCAAATATAGTATAGACGAAATTTTGACAAAGTCGGTTATCTCTGCTTTTATCCAAGATAACAGGCTAAAATTACTTGACCGGAAAGTAGCTGACTCTATCCTTTTAGGTGAAATTCTAAATTATAATAGAACCCCATTCTCTTACGATGAGCACAGTAATGTCAAAGACTACAAAATTGAGCTCACTGTAAAGCTTACTTATAAAGATAAATCAGGCAAAACTATATTAGAGAAAGAACTAATCAACTGGTTTTTATATTCTTATGATATAAGTGAAGAAACAGGCATAGAAAAGTTATGCTCTATAGTAGCAGATGATATAATAAAGGGAATCCTTGAAGGCTGGCAATAA
- the xerD gene encoding site-specific tyrosine recombinase XerD — translation MQKSKFKNPNLQKFVNYLLVEKGSSKNTIDSYTRDIRGLLTFLNQHKIKITETKDANIESFLKYLIEERKLSKASIARMVSSIRVFYRFLISDGLLTHSPFTTIRTPKVSKRLPNVLEPDELKLIIEKPDSTSHLGIRDRALLELLYATGLRVSELINLRTSDLFLDSDFLRCFGKGNRERIVPIGSYAKSSITQYLKDSRPFLKKNKETELLFLNAHGTRLSRMGIWKILNLYVKKVGIKKRVTPHTFRHSFATHLLEGGADLRAVQEMLGHVSITTTEVYTHIEREKLKEAIRVYHPRG, via the coding sequence ATGCAAAAATCAAAATTCAAAAATCCAAATTTACAAAAATTTGTAAACTATTTATTAGTAGAGAAGGGAAGCTCAAAGAATACAATAGATTCCTATACAAGAGATATAAGAGGATTACTGACTTTTTTAAATCAACACAAAATAAAGATTACCGAAACGAAAGATGCTAACATAGAGTCTTTTTTAAAATATTTAATAGAAGAACGCAAGCTATCTAAAGCCTCTATTGCTCGTATGGTTTCGTCAATAAGAGTATTCTACAGATTTCTAATCTCTGACGGCTTACTAACCCATTCGCCATTCACAACCATCCGTACTCCCAAGGTTTCAAAGCGTCTCCCTAATGTATTAGAGCCTGACGAGCTTAAGTTAATAATAGAAAAGCCAGACTCTACTTCCCACTTAGGCATAAGAGACCGTGCCCTCCTTGAGCTACTCTATGCGACCGGTTTACGTGTTTCTGAGCTTATAAATCTTCGTACCTCAGACTTATTTTTAGACTCCGATTTCCTAAGATGTTTTGGTAAAGGTAACAGGGAGCGTATAGTTCCTATAGGTTCTTATGCAAAATCTTCTATAACCCAATATCTAAAGGACTCTCGTCCTTTCCTCAAAAAGAACAAAGAGACCGAACTCTTATTCCTTAATGCTCATGGTACTAGACTATCAAGGATGGGTATTTGGAAGATTTTAAATCTGTATGTTAAGAAGGTTGGTATAAAAAAGCGTGTAACTCCTCACACTTTTCGTCACTCTTTTGCTACCCATTTACTTGAGGGGGGTGCCGATTTAAGAGCAGTTCAGGAAATGCTTGGTCATGTCTC